Within the Glycine soja cultivar W05 chromosome 3, ASM419377v2, whole genome shotgun sequence genome, the region GTGCCAGCTTGTCATTTGAAGATATTGACAACAAGTGGATGCATTACTTGGACCATCTAGCAGCAGGGGGACAAATTTGTCTTGTGCCTGGCCAGTGTGCACCATATTACATGGACTGGTTCTTCAGGATCTCTCATCTGTTCATCACACCCATACAGGCAGCTGATCCACCCAAACATCCACTTGTCCCACAGCATGACACATACGTGGAGTCAGATATCCCTGAGGTCCCAATGGCACCAGAAGCTGGACCTTCACATGCACCTTCTGATGCAGAGCAAcctagacatgcagtggtaagatGACTtgctttaatgttttattaaatgttatttatttcaattactGTAATTGTATATGGGTTTTTTTGAATGTGATAGGATGCGTGCCAAGCGATCGCAAAAAGGTTGGAGCGTTTGCTCAACCTAAGGATAGTCACTACAGGCACAGAGATACATGAGGTCATGGAAGACTACATCAGGATCGCTAGGGGTATCACAGTAGATGGAAATGCTTATGTTAGGGCGCGACGAAGACGACGCACGGATCAATCATAAATGATGTTTATAATTATGTTGTATTTgacaacatttttgttttccctaacattttgtatttattacattattttggttataacttttattttatgtttattctaGTTGTGTGTGTcttctttttaagtttaagCATggttaaatattgattttttttattattgatctaAAATTTATGTAACTTAACGTAATTTTTAGCACGATCATGTTTAATCATTTATGTGAAAGAAAAGTTGTTACATGTTTGAATTCAAAGTAACAAAAGAactattagtattattattattattatttggaatAGAATGGTCACAAATACAACAAAAGGGTTTGTTcactgattcatttctcttttgGTTGACCAATTTTGATATCAAGCTTCCAATGAATACCaaatttgttgatttaggtgaaccatgaacataaaataataatcatacgGTTTCATTCGCTAATGGACACTAATTCCAAcattacattaacttcaacagtggaaagaaataaaatttgcatgaaAAACTACAATTAAGTAATACTAATTTTGCATTGAATCATGTTGCGACCGAGACACGTCGTCTTCCATTTCCATTACCTATTTactaaaaacaactaaaatttctattggcccaaattgtttccagtagttagactgTACTAAGACCTTTAGCACGTCATTGTTAGTTTTCagctcaataatttcaaatttgataattttatctgAATACTCATAGTGGCTTGGTTGTCGAAAAAACAATCGCCTTACTGTTTGTGATTCATGAATGGGGGAATCCGatgaggtgcaacttgcttggtCAAATCCTTCAGTTTATTCATGGTACATCCGGAAGGAATGTAAaactttttgggattttttcctgtgaacgagtAACTGGCAAACTCATGTTAGCGTGGTATGTTCCACCTCCCGTTGTAATATAGcagggcatcatgagtaggggtcatagtggcttcaagtaagtttaatataccatctggtgttctaccaatggtgcataataactcaatcggaccaacatacgaaaattgatgattacacattaacattgtgttaacatcatcatcatttttcagttgcatacattgaaagaGAAATTGGTTACCTGTATCTGTGAATGGCTACCGGTAGTAAATTTTATCCAAATATTGTTTGtcggtagtaaatttcatccaaattgtTTACCTGTATCTGTGATCTTTGGTTTCTGTTCATCGGTTTCTttggtgcacctttagtgttgacctttgacAGAGGATGACACATAGAGTTTTAATCAGGTATgcaatttctcgaagtttactcttgaGAGTTACTTTACCATAAACATCAAGTTCCTCAAATCTTTTAGATATGGTTTCCATCTCTTCCTTTATGGGCACTTGA harbors:
- the LOC114406507 gene encoding uncharacterized protein LOC114406507, with amino-acid sequence MGSRCGHTSTRESGATIWIVQTIPSLPMGASLSFEDIDNKWMHYLDHLAAGGQICLVPGQCAPYYMDWFFRISHLFITPIQAADPPKHPLVPQHDTYVESDIPEVPMAPEAGPSHAPSDAEQPRHAVDACQAIAKRLERLLNLRIVTTGTEIHEVMEDYIRIARGITVDGNAYVRARRRRRTDQS